ataaaacataaaaaaaacgataaaatacaaatacGTTTGCAAACTATATTTAAgaatattcataataaaatggaCACAAAAGAAGCAAACAAATATAGAAATGATTttccttattattataatctGAGAGAACATTGGTGGAATGCAAATAGAAAAGAGGTATGGAAAGCAATGACTTGTGCTGCGCCAGAAAATGCTTATTTTAGAAAAACAGAACCAGATGGAACAGGAATTTCAAGTTTAATTTGGCCATATGATAAATGTGGACGTGATAAAGATCCCCCTGTTGATGATTATATACCTCAAAGGATTCGTTGGTTGACTGAATGGTCTGAATATTTCTGTAAagaaatgaataaaa
The Plasmodium gaboni strain SY75 chromosome Unknown, whole genome shotgun sequence DNA segment above includes these coding regions:
- a CDS encoding putative EMP1-like protein — protein: IKHKKNDKIQIRLQTIFKNIHNKMDTKEANKYRNDFPYYYNLREHWWNANRKEVWKAMTCAAPENAYFRKTEPDGTGISSLIWPYDKCGRDKDPPVDDYIPQRIRWLTEWSEYFCKEMNKKLDDMQEQCYKCTSGKCKDDDENGTECQKCKTQCQEYKKFINIWKSQLEIQSIKYNELYEKANNTSTNNTNNGFPRYRQRGRPKP